Genomic segment of Salvia hispanica cultivar TCC Black 2014 chromosome 2, UniMelb_Shisp_WGS_1.0, whole genome shotgun sequence:
tcacAACTCCCAAAATTTAGTTAGAcactacaaatatatatataaacatcaATATAAATTAGTATAAACAGCCTTATCCAAATTTTGTCTCAATTATTATGACTCTTACCTTTAAACTTTTGgcccaaaatcaaaattttattgtggAAAAGGTGATTCAGAATTTTCGATTTGCGCTTtcaaatgcaataaataaatttggctttatttatagaaattgaAAAGCAACGTTCTGATTCAAATTTCTTaaactagattttttttttgaaaatttaaattgaattaacaCAGTTGTATGGAAAGTCTAAAATTCGAAATATAAAGTATAGtgacatttaaatttttttctatgcatggtgaataaattgattttattttattgtttccaaatattatactcctattaatatTAAGCCTGCCAATTGGTGATTACAATCGTCATTACGTCATTCGCTAATCTCTGCAACGCCTTCGCCGCCCGCGTATATATAAACCCCctttcactctctctctctctcatataCATACAAGATATAACAGTTATACATATACACACGCATATCTTATGAGTACACAGGAATCACAAATTTCTGCAATGGATAACAGGATAATTAGCGGAGAAGATGCATATACGAGCCCTAGCTTCAACAGCTATTCATCCGATCGATTGGCCGAAATCGCCGTGCAAATCGCCGCGGAGAAGATCGGAGACGACGAGGATTTCGAATTCTCTCTGGTGCGCGACGATAATGAGCTATCGGCGGAGGATTTCGTCTACGACGGCCAGCTCGGCCCGATTTTTCCAGTTTTCAACCGCGATCTGCTGCTGAGCGACGATCGGCGCGATTCGAGTGTTCAGGTTCCTCTAAGTCAGCTCCTCCTCGAAGATCGCCGAGGCGGAGACGGTGATCCGCCGTCGTGCTCTTCGTCGGAGGCCGACGAGCTGGAGAGCGTCCCCGCCGGCACGTACTGCGTCTGGCGGCCGAAGGCGTGCGATCTGGCGTCGCCGAGCCGGTGTAAGAAGAGCAAATCCACCGGATCGGCGTCGAAGCGGTGGAAGTTTCGCGATTTGATGCGGCGGAGCAATAGCGACGGGAAGGACAGTTTGGTCTTT
This window contains:
- the LOC125204849 gene encoding uncharacterized protein LOC125204849; protein product: MSTQESQISAMDNRIISGEDAYTSPSFNSYSSDRLAEIAVQIAAEKIGDDEDFEFSLVRDDNELSAEDFVYDGQLGPIFPVFNRDLLLSDDRRDSSVQVPLSQLLLEDRRGGDGDPPSCSSSEADELESVPAGTYCVWRPKACDLASPSRCKKSKSTGSASKRWKFRDLMRRSNSDGKDSLVFLTPKSREEKLPAEFPKKLKGKGGSGSGSGSGSTSGAAARSAHEALYVRNRAMNEVDRKKSYLPYRQDLVGFFINVNALGKGLPHF